The following coding sequences lie in one Capsicum annuum cultivar UCD-10X-F1 chromosome 5, UCD10Xv1.1, whole genome shotgun sequence genomic window:
- the LOC107870211 gene encoding cASP-like protein PIMP1 (The RefSeq protein has 1 substitution compared to this genomic sequence), whose protein sequence is MTPPPTSTVPPYVSLIVRILTLICLLISFIVIATNNQTVSTVAGDVKIKFKDFYAYRYLIATVIIGMAYTLLQIAFSISLLTTGNRIGGEGFLLFDFYGDKFISYFLVTGAAASFGMTQDLKQLEGSDNYSKFLNTSNAAASLCLIGFFFAVASSIFSSYNLPKRI, encoded by the exons ATGACACCGCCACCAACTACCACTGTTCCTCCTTACGTTAGCCTCATCGTGAGGATCCTTACGTTGATTTGCTTGTTGATTTCATTCATCGTGATTGCCACCAACAATCAGACGGTTAGTACCGTTGCTGGTGATGTCAAAATCAAGTTTAAGGACTTTTATGCTTACAG ATATTTAATTGCTACTGTGATTATTGGAATGGCATATACTCTTCTTCAAATTGCCTTTTCAATTTCCCTTTTGACTACTGGAAATCGCATTGGTGGTGAAGGTTTTCTTCTTTTTGACTTCTACGGTGACAAG TTTATTTCCTACTTCCTAGTTACCGGAGCAGCAGCAAGTTTTGGTATGACACAAGATTTAAAGCAACTTGAAGGAAGTGATAACTATAGTAAATTTCTCAACACTTCAAATGCTGCAGCAAGTCTTTGTCTAATTGGATTCTTTTTTGCTGTTGCTTCATCAATTTTCTCATCTTATAATCTTCCAAagagaatttga
- the LOC107870211 gene encoding cASP-like protein PIMP1 isoform X1: MTPPPTTTVPPYVSLIVRILTLICLLISFIVIATNNQTVSTVAGDVKIKFKDFYAYRYLIATVIIGMAYTLLQIAFSISLLTTGNRIGGEGFLLFDFYGDKFISYFLVTGAAASFGMTQDLKQLEGSDNYSKFLNTSNAAASLCLIGFFFAVASSIFSSYNLPKRI, translated from the exons ATGACACCGCCACCAACTACCACTGTTCCTCCTTACGTTAGCCTCATCGTGAGGATCCTTACGTTGATTTGCTTGTTGATTTCATTCATCGTGATTGCCACCAACAATCAGACGGTTAGTACCGTTGCTGGTGATGTCAAAATCAAGTTTAAGGACTTTTATGCTTACAG ATATTTAATTGCTACTGTGATTATTGGAATGGCATATACTCTTCTTCAAATTGCCTTTTCAATTTCCCTTTTGACTACTGGAAATCGCATTGGTGGTGAAGGTTTTCTTCTTTTTGACTTCTACGGTGACAAG TTTATTTCCTACTTCCTAGTTACCGGAGCAGCAGCAAGTTTTGGTATGACACAAGATTTAAAGCAACTTGAAGGAAGTGATAACTATAGTAAATTTCTCAACACTTCAAATGCTGCAGCAAGTCTTTGTCTAATTGGATTCTTTTTTGCTGTTGCTTCATCAATTTTCTCATCTTATAATCTTCCAAagagaatttga
- the LOC107870212 gene encoding replication protein A 32 kDa subunit A-like, which produces MYVQVCGHLEGLDGKNKLLVACSVSALEYGVHVDVLVGKLQFNRESIMDCVQCLDTKGLVYSTIDIYHYKFSLNDYYEGGEIDEQLYESIF; this is translated from the exons ATGTATGTTCAAGTCTGTGGACACTTGGAAGGCTTGGACGGTAAAAACAAGCTGTTGGTGGCTTGCTCAGTCAG tGCACTTGAATACGGGGTTCATGTGGATGTGCTTGTCGGAAAGCTACAATTTAATCGTGAGAGTATCAT GGATTGTGTTCAATGTCTCGATACTAAAGGTCTTGTTTACTCCACAATAGACATTTATCACTACAAGTTTTCTCTAAACGATTATTATGAGGGAGGTGAAATTGATGAGCAACTTTATGAG AGCATATTCTAA